The Buteo buteo chromosome 25, bButBut1.hap1.1, whole genome shotgun sequence genome has a window encoding:
- the RGN gene encoding regucalcin isoform X2 translates to MEPAAGPGMSSVKVECVANEGCRIGESPVWDEKESALLFVDITGRKVCRWSPAAQQVQAISVDAPVSSVALRKSGDYVITLGTRFAALKWKEQLVTTITQVDKDKPNNRFNDGKVDPAGRYFAGTMAEEIQPAVLERHQGSLYTLFPDLSVVKHFDQVDISNGLDWSLDHKTFFYIDSLSYSVDAFDYDLQTGKIGNRRSIYKLEKEESIPDGMCIDTEGKLWVACYNGGRVIRLDPETGKRLQTVKLPVDKTTSCCFGGKDYSEMYVTSASDGMDKEWLSRQPQAGGIFKITGLGVKGVPPYPFAG, encoded by the exons ATGGAGCCCGCTGCTGGTCCAG GCATGTCATCCGTCAAGGTCGAGTGCGTTGCCAACGAGGGCTGCAGGATCGGGGAGTCTCCCGTCTGGGACGAGAAGGAAAGCGCGCTCCTCTTCGTGGACATCACGGGCAGAAAGGTGTGCCGCTGGAGCCCGGCCGCCCAGCAAGTGCAGGCCATCTCTGTGG ATGCTCCTGTAAGCTCTGTGGCTCTCCGGAAATCTGGGGATTATGTCATCACTCTGGGAACCAggtttgctgctttgaaatggAAAGAGCAGCTGGTAACCACCATTACTCAAGTGGACAAGGATAAACCAAACAACCGATTCAATGATGGGAAAGTGGATCCTGCAGGGAGGTATTTCGCAG GTACGATGGCTGAGGAGATTCAACCTGCTGTGCTGGAAAGACACCAGGGCTCTCTGTATACCCTCTTCCCTGACCTCTCAGTGGTGAAGCATTTTGATCAGGTGGACATTTCTAATGGGCTGGACTGGTCGCTGGATCACAAAACCTTCTTTTACATTGACAGCTTGTCCTACTCGGTGGATGCCTTTGATTATGACctccaaactggaaaaattg GCAACCGTAGGAGTATATACAaactggagaaagaggaaagcattCCTGATGGGATGTGCATTGATACAGAAGGCAAACTCTGGGTAGCTTGTTACAATGGTGGGAGAGTGATTCGTCTTGATCCTGAGACAG gaaaaagaCTCCAGACTGTGAAACTTCCTGTTGACAAGACAACTTCCTGCTGTTTCGGAGGAAAAGATTATTCAGAAATGTATGTGACTTCTGCCAGTGATGGGATGGATAAAGAGTGGCTTTCACGGCAGCCACAGGCTGGCGGGATTTTCAAG ATAACAGGGCTAGGCGTGAAAGGAGTCCCACCATATCCATTTGCAGGTTGA
- the RGN gene encoding regucalcin isoform X1 — protein MSSVKVECVANEGCRIGESPVWDEKESALLFVDITGRKVCRWSPAAQQVQAISVDAPVSSVALRKSGDYVITLGTRFAALKWKEQLVTTITQVDKDKPNNRFNDGKVDPAGRYFAGTMAEEIQPAVLERHQGSLYTLFPDLSVVKHFDQVDISNGLDWSLDHKTFFYIDSLSYSVDAFDYDLQTGKIGNRRSIYKLEKEESIPDGMCIDTEGKLWVACYNGGRVIRLDPETGKRLQTVKLPVDKTTSCCFGGKDYSEMYVTSASDGMDKEWLSRQPQAGGIFKITGLGVKGVPPYPFAG, from the exons ATGTCATCCGTCAAGGTCGAGTGCGTTGCCAACGAGGGCTGCAGGATCGGGGAGTCTCCCGTCTGGGACGAGAAGGAAAGCGCGCTCCTCTTCGTGGACATCACGGGCAGAAAGGTGTGCCGCTGGAGCCCGGCCGCCCAGCAAGTGCAGGCCATCTCTGTGG ATGCTCCTGTAAGCTCTGTGGCTCTCCGGAAATCTGGGGATTATGTCATCACTCTGGGAACCAggtttgctgctttgaaatggAAAGAGCAGCTGGTAACCACCATTACTCAAGTGGACAAGGATAAACCAAACAACCGATTCAATGATGGGAAAGTGGATCCTGCAGGGAGGTATTTCGCAG GTACGATGGCTGAGGAGATTCAACCTGCTGTGCTGGAAAGACACCAGGGCTCTCTGTATACCCTCTTCCCTGACCTCTCAGTGGTGAAGCATTTTGATCAGGTGGACATTTCTAATGGGCTGGACTGGTCGCTGGATCACAAAACCTTCTTTTACATTGACAGCTTGTCCTACTCGGTGGATGCCTTTGATTATGACctccaaactggaaaaattg GCAACCGTAGGAGTATATACAaactggagaaagaggaaagcattCCTGATGGGATGTGCATTGATACAGAAGGCAAACTCTGGGTAGCTTGTTACAATGGTGGGAGAGTGATTCGTCTTGATCCTGAGACAG gaaaaagaCTCCAGACTGTGAAACTTCCTGTTGACAAGACAACTTCCTGCTGTTTCGGAGGAAAAGATTATTCAGAAATGTATGTGACTTCTGCCAGTGATGGGATGGATAAAGAGTGGCTTTCACGGCAGCCACAGGCTGGCGGGATTTTCAAG ATAACAGGGCTAGGCGTGAAAGGAGTCCCACCATATCCATTTGCAGGTTGA